The following are from one region of the Thermoproteus uzoniensis 768-20 genome:
- a CDS encoding ABC transporter permease, producing the protein MLAELSLAWKALWERKGRTIGTIVGVMIAFAALSLAVSVGNSFKASTQEFFASSFGVNNIYIVGQSFTDADVATITSYISPYVVAVVPVASAPVTVQVPGGESTAATLYGVPAQNISALIPNTALYAGTDAVAGPITLVGYYVAFDEATGQQRLYVGTPIVLSYRGRTHTLVTGGIIAAGAPNPALNTMTAVVVDINEFRSITGIDTYRTIVVTLRSQDDLAQIQSLLKSIFPNAEVFSPQSISQTITAFFTGLELFLGLVSGVSTVITALWLYDTMTISVLQRTKEFGILRAVGFRRRQITAMILYEALIIAAIGIAAGAALMAPLGLVKINFFALAGQNVQTPSVRGRGFGPFRGPGAFGSVSLSPDPRIAALAALLVLAVNLIGALIPAVRAGRLNIVEALRYE; encoded by the coding sequence GTGTTGGCCGAGCTCTCGTTGGCTTGGAAAGCTCTTTGGGAACGCAAGGGGAGGACCATAGGGACTATTGTAGGCGTCATGATAGCGTTCGCGGCGCTCTCCTTGGCCGTGTCCGTCGGCAACTCGTTCAAGGCCTCAACGCAGGAGTTCTTCGCGAGTAGCTTCGGCGTAAACAACATATACATTGTCGGCCAGAGCTTCACCGACGCCGACGTGGCGACTATAACGTCGTATATATCGCCCTACGTCGTGGCGGTGGTGCCCGTGGCCTCAGCGCCCGTCACCGTCCAGGTGCCCGGCGGAGAGAGCACGGCGGCGACCTTATACGGCGTCCCTGCCCAGAACATATCCGCGCTCATACCGAACACGGCGCTCTACGCCGGGACGGACGCCGTGGCGGGCCCCATAACTCTTGTGGGCTACTACGTGGCCTTCGACGAGGCCACCGGGCAACAGAGGCTCTACGTGGGCACCCCCATAGTCTTAAGCTATAGGGGCAGGACGCACACCCTCGTCACGGGCGGCATAATAGCGGCGGGCGCCCCCAACCCAGCCCTCAATACGATGACCGCCGTGGTCGTTGACATAAACGAGTTCAGATCCATAACAGGCATCGACACATACCGCACGATAGTGGTCACCTTGAGGAGCCAGGACGACCTAGCCCAGATCCAGAGCTTGCTCAAGTCCATATTCCCAAACGCCGAGGTCTTCTCGCCTCAGTCCATCTCCCAGACCATAACGGCGTTCTTCACAGGCCTCGAGCTTTTTCTCGGCTTGGTTTCTGGCGTCTCTACTGTAATCACCGCGCTATGGCTTTACGATACTATGACCATATCTGTGCTCCAGAGGACTAAGGAATTCGGCATACTTAGAGCCGTAGGCTTTAGAAGAAGACAGATAACAGCCATGATACTCTACGAAGCCCTAATAATTGCGGCCATAGGAATAGCGGCGGGGGCCGCCTTGATGGCGCCGCTGGGTCTCGTGAAGATAAACTTCTTCGCGCTGGCGGGCCAAAACGTGCAGACTCCGTCTGTGCGCGGGAGGGGCTTCGGCCCCTTTAGGGGACCCGGCGCCTTCGGCTCTGTCTCGCTCTCCCCCGATCCCCGGATAGCGGCTCTGGCCGCGCTCTTGGTGCTTGCCGTAAATCTGATCGGCGCCTTGATCCCCGCTGTCAGGGCCGGCAGGCTCAACATAGTAGAGGCGTTGAGGTACGAGTAG
- a CDS encoding Nre family DNA repair protein, which translates to MYSICAKCQGRKMLCGLPRCPIVERINAVKSSLFRIRGREIFGATPPSAVVGEAGWPRVRVYIGEPPEVTGDAARAYDDPRLLWGKDLEEIIRLRSYMAFGFRQTSRPWELGELPLLAVSERPVDVEMRLAKDPVQTMKFDLREKPMGPRAPLDGVRIDGNPVVPRALERAMADDLQAGEAAVELYRRGVDLYTIQRAFALGLLGARHRRRLVPTRWSITAVDVAVGDSIADRVRQMPEVAQTLYGYAEYLDNRYLVVVAPGPLRFFYLERWIYGGRAAEIEVVEDPRGRRSTMDGGYEAARLAVLEKLASLGRKGTVSIVRRIGERYYVSVGNWQIRETLRRLQLRPLDEDYRKYVQLVERDPLSLIRTPKRLDEFL; encoded by the coding sequence ATGTACTCGATCTGCGCCAAGTGCCAGGGGCGGAAGATGTTGTGCGGTCTGCCTAGATGCCCCATAGTGGAGAGGATCAACGCAGTCAAGTCGTCGCTCTTCAGAATCAGAGGGCGCGAGATCTTCGGCGCGACTCCGCCCAGCGCCGTCGTGGGCGAGGCAGGGTGGCCGCGGGTGAGGGTATACATAGGCGAGCCTCCCGAGGTGACGGGCGACGCGGCGAGGGCCTACGACGACCCCAGACTGCTCTGGGGAAAAGACCTCGAGGAGATAATAAGGCTCAGGAGCTACATGGCGTTCGGCTTCCGGCAGACGTCCAGGCCTTGGGAGCTGGGCGAGCTGCCGCTGTTGGCCGTCTCCGAGAGACCTGTCGACGTTGAGATGAGGCTCGCCAAGGATCCCGTCCAGACGATGAAGTTCGACTTGAGGGAGAAGCCCATGGGGCCTAGGGCGCCTCTCGACGGCGTGAGGATCGACGGCAATCCCGTGGTTCCCAGAGCGCTCGAGAGGGCCATGGCCGACGACCTTCAAGCCGGCGAGGCGGCGGTTGAGCTCTACCGCCGCGGCGTCGACCTCTACACAATACAGAGGGCCTTCGCGCTGGGCCTGCTGGGCGCTAGGCATCGGAGGAGGCTGGTGCCGACTCGCTGGAGCATCACTGCGGTGGACGTGGCCGTGGGGGATTCCATCGCGGATAGGGTGAGGCAGATGCCCGAGGTCGCGCAGACGCTCTACGGCTACGCCGAGTATCTCGACAACCGCTACCTCGTCGTGGTGGCGCCGGGCCCTCTGCGGTTCTTCTACCTGGAGAGGTGGATATACGGCGGGAGGGCCGCCGAGATAGAGGTGGTGGAGGACCCGAGAGGCAGGAGGAGCACTATGGACGGAGGCTACGAGGCGGCGAGGCTGGCCGTCTTGGAGAAGCTGGCCTCTCTGGGCAGGAAGGGCACGGTCTCCATCGTGAGGAGGATCGGCGAGAGGTACTACGTCTCCGTCGGGAATTGGCAGATAAGGGAGACCCTCCGCCGGCTCCAGCTAAGGCCTCTGGACGAGGACTACCGCAAGTACGTCCAGCTCGTCGAGAGGGATCCCCTATCCCTTATAAGGACGCCGAAAAGGCTGGACGAATTCCTTTAG
- a CDS encoding B12-binding domain-containing radical SAM protein, with the protein MPWEFVLTADRSSFTDYGGNSSLGYVACMPARLVPRFFMDKFFTPPAKADREGRAIHAPYALRKVEAILVNAGYRDVAVVPPERLERAVGPRTKLLGVGAGHDPYGLSPVSTFLTTILGGGETWTARFFRELGERVERLKAKYGFKVVVGGPGVEQLMRAGRPRWADVVFIDDVEVTLPKWLPKILAGEEVPPVIRPGVDEYPAAEDIPAIVNPARLGEVQITRGCPRGCQFCSVTPVTFRSIPISTVVREVEVNLRAGWTQVDLITDDLLLYGTSPYGPNRLKVNHDAIVKLYEAIKSVEVDGRKVRHIFFSHVSAAPVVESPRTVKAVAELGGLGPDKGDTPVIGLETGSIRILNKYMRNKAYPYPPEKWHDVVLEATAILNENYIYPAYTMTIGYPDETEEDIRQTLEIVEKIVDHDFVAWVFPLPVIPMYTSALRHLRHPTLDYLPEGFWDVLYVSWRYNLKVTRRLAPVLLQNSRNKLVSKIVNYMIDRVFSSIDWMFQRLKETRGRSSLELSSIHLDNALGVLRSVYWLTRISFGAKE; encoded by the coding sequence ATGCCGTGGGAGTTCGTCCTCACGGCCGATAGGTCCTCCTTCACCGACTACGGCGGCAACTCCTCCCTCGGCTACGTCGCCTGTATGCCGGCCAGGCTCGTCCCCCGTTTCTTCATGGACAAGTTCTTCACGCCGCCTGCCAAGGCAGACAGAGAGGGCAGGGCGATACACGCGCCCTACGCCCTCAGGAAAGTGGAGGCGATACTGGTCAACGCCGGCTATAGGGACGTGGCGGTGGTGCCTCCCGAGAGGCTGGAGAGGGCCGTGGGGCCAAGGACCAAGCTCCTCGGCGTCGGCGCGGGGCACGACCCCTACGGCCTCTCGCCCGTCAGCACGTTCCTGACGACGATACTCGGAGGCGGCGAGACGTGGACGGCTCGCTTCTTCAGGGAGCTCGGCGAGAGGGTTGAGAGGCTTAAGGCCAAGTACGGCTTCAAGGTAGTGGTGGGGGGCCCCGGCGTGGAGCAGTTGATGAGGGCGGGGAGGCCTAGGTGGGCCGACGTTGTATTCATCGACGACGTCGAGGTGACGCTGCCCAAGTGGCTCCCCAAAATACTCGCCGGGGAGGAGGTCCCGCCGGTGATAAGGCCCGGCGTGGACGAGTACCCCGCGGCGGAGGACATACCGGCCATAGTCAACCCGGCGCGCCTCGGCGAGGTCCAGATAACGAGGGGCTGCCCCCGCGGATGCCAGTTCTGCTCCGTGACTCCGGTGACCTTCCGCTCCATCCCCATATCCACCGTGGTGAGGGAGGTCGAGGTCAACTTGAGGGCCGGCTGGACGCAGGTGGACCTAATCACCGACGACCTCTTGCTGTACGGCACGTCGCCCTACGGCCCCAACAGGCTCAAGGTAAACCACGACGCCATAGTGAAGCTCTATGAGGCCATAAAGTCCGTGGAGGTCGACGGGAGGAAGGTCCGCCACATCTTCTTCAGCCACGTCTCGGCGGCCCCCGTCGTGGAGTCGCCTAGGACCGTCAAGGCGGTCGCCGAGCTCGGAGGGCTGGGGCCGGACAAGGGCGACACGCCCGTGATAGGGCTGGAGACTGGTAGCATAAGGATTCTGAACAAGTACATGAGGAACAAGGCATATCCCTACCCGCCCGAGAAGTGGCACGACGTAGTGTTGGAGGCGACGGCGATACTCAACGAGAACTACATCTATCCCGCCTACACCATGACCATAGGATATCCAGACGAGACGGAGGAGGACATAAGGCAGACCCTCGAGATAGTCGAGAAGATAGTGGACCACGACTTCGTGGCTTGGGTGTTCCCCCTCCCAGTAATACCCATGTACACCTCGGCCTTGAGGCATCTGAGGCATCCGACCTTGGACTACCTCCCAGAGGGCTTCTGGGACGTCCTCTACGTCAGCTGGCGCTACAACCTGAAGGTCACTAGGAGGCTCGCCCCCGTCCTTCTCCAGAACTCCCGCAACAAGCTGGTGAGCAAGATAGTCAACTACATGATAGATAGAGTCTTCAGCTCGATAGACTGGATGTTCCAGCGGCTGAAGGAGACCAGAGGGAGGTCGTCCCTAGAGCTGTCCTCCATCCATCTGGACAACGCATTGGGCGTTCTGAGGTCGGTGTATTGGCTGACCAGGATATCCTTCGGGGCCAAGGAATAG
- a CDS encoding ornithine cyclodeaminase family protein: MIFIPDVDRVVDAAALVEDIAAALRARKHVLPRKALEFGGVWFAPMAAYVEGMGIGAKLVGIYPGGRPSVRALAVLIDAHSGEPLALADATGLTGWRTAAASALAARLLGASADVVGVVGAGVQAEYHIRVFREVFKPSRIVVYSRSRAAELASRLGVEAAGIDEVLRADVVIAATNSREPVVRGASLRLGSLVVSVGAPRPVRELDDAVRARARCAVVDSPEAPEETDDVAGLELVLLEDLVSGRAACRRGEISLYKSVGYAPFDVAAIYHVYRRAREAGLGVQLVSS; encoded by the coding sequence GTGATCTTCATTCCCGACGTGGATAGGGTGGTCGACGCGGCGGCTCTCGTCGAGGACATCGCGGCGGCGTTGAGGGCGCGCAAGCACGTGTTGCCCCGCAAGGCGTTGGAGTTCGGCGGCGTCTGGTTCGCGCCCATGGCGGCGTATGTGGAGGGGATGGGCATAGGCGCCAAGCTGGTCGGCATCTACCCGGGCGGGAGGCCTTCCGTGAGGGCCCTGGCCGTCTTGATCGACGCCCACAGCGGCGAGCCGCTGGCGTTGGCCGACGCCACCGGGCTGACGGGGTGGAGGACGGCCGCGGCGAGTGCCCTCGCGGCCAGGCTGTTGGGCGCTTCGGCGGACGTCGTAGGCGTTGTGGGGGCAGGCGTACAGGCCGAGTACCACATAAGGGTGTTCAGGGAGGTGTTCAAGCCGTCCCGGATAGTCGTCTACAGCAGATCCCGCGCGGCCGAGCTGGCGTCTAGGCTGGGCGTGGAGGCCGCGGGCATCGACGAGGTGTTGAGGGCCGACGTGGTGATAGCCGCGACGAACAGCCGCGAGCCCGTGGTGAGGGGCGCGTCGTTGAGGCTGGGTTCCCTCGTGGTCTCGGTCGGCGCGCCTAGGCCGGTGCGGGAGCTGGACGACGCGGTGAGGGCCAGGGCCCGATGCGCCGTAGTTGACAGCCCAGAAGCGCCCGAGGAGACGGACGACGTGGCCGGGCTGGAGCTGGTCCTCCTGGAGGACCTCGTCTCCGGCAGGGCCGCGTGCCGGAGGGGCGAAATCTCCCTCTACAAGTCGGTGGGCTACGCCCCCTTCGACGTGGCCGCCATCTACCACGTCTACAGGAGGGCCAGAGAGGCTGGTCTGGGCGTTCAGCTCGTCTCTTCCTGA
- a CDS encoding ArsR/SmtB family transcription factor, which yields MFNVTVVAVLLPLAVYPIHLYLPGNYTVYPHLPPFCAPNQPFQASGEAVITCVNPTNKTVEVRGYVAVQSQTPPPPPPLPPQSLPVAAIAAVAGAAAATQIGLNRREWALAALAPIIGRYKRATADDPLKRQIVEAVQRMGAATLSQIAKAVGRSWGAVQWHVYVLEREGKLKSVKVGPFTYYYVDRRAAADVILSSVDPSTLSLEDREKLDLMASS from the coding sequence ATGTTTAATGTGACGGTAGTCGCCGTGTTGCTGCCGCTGGCTGTATACCCCATACACCTATACCTGCCGGGCAACTACACCGTTTACCCTCACCTCCCGCCCTTCTGCGCGCCCAACCAGCCCTTCCAGGCGTCGGGCGAGGCCGTCATAACCTGCGTGAACCCCACGAACAAGACGGTCGAGGTTAGGGGCTACGTAGCGGTCCAGAGCCAGACGCCCCCTCCGCCACCTCCGCTCCCGCCCCAGTCGTTGCCCGTTGCGGCTATCGCGGCTGTGGCCGGGGCCGCCGCGGCGACGCAGATAGGCCTCAACAGAAGGGAGTGGGCCCTCGCGGCTCTCGCGCCCATAATCGGCCGCTACAAGAGAGCGACGGCGGACGATCCCCTTAAGAGGCAGATCGTCGAGGCCGTGCAGAGGATGGGCGCCGCCACTCTTTCCCAGATAGCCAAGGCCGTGGGCAGGAGCTGGGGGGCCGTCCAGTGGCACGTCTACGTGCTGGAGAGGGAGGGGAAGCTGAAGTCCGTCAAGGTGGGTCCCTTCACGTACTACTATGTGGACAGGAGAGCCGCGGCCGACGTGATACTCTCGTCGGTAGACCCCTCGACGCTCTCCCTAGAGGACAGGGAGAAGCTGGACCTAATGGCGTCCTCGTGA
- a CDS encoding HD domain-containing protein gives MPKYDKVAKAWGILTSDEEIEAYLEMSNVFTVKRLHYNDHGPVHSRIVAGSAMAIYKVLYEGGFKPSVVKDGVGDLEDSLVVTLMGAYLHDIGNSVHRTHHPIYSAMIADKVAMKVLEPIYGATKKAYMLKQEVMHVVFCHDEAYNCLTFEGAVAKIADGTDMAEGRARMPYEIGKNDIHALSALAIRRVYVGRGRERPLAIYVYMDSETGIFQVDEVLGKKIATSGLAPYVEVRTFVQGRPWIVRTFETTHVIR, from the coding sequence ATGCCGAAGTACGACAAGGTGGCCAAGGCGTGGGGCATCCTCACGTCCGACGAGGAGATAGAGGCGTACCTGGAGATGTCCAACGTCTTCACTGTCAAGCGCCTTCACTACAACGACCACGGGCCCGTCCACTCGAGGATAGTGGCGGGGAGCGCCATGGCGATATACAAGGTCCTCTACGAGGGGGGCTTCAAGCCGAGCGTGGTCAAGGACGGCGTTGGCGATCTGGAGGACTCCCTCGTGGTGACCCTAATGGGCGCCTACCTCCACGACATAGGCAACAGCGTCCACAGGACCCACCACCCCATATACTCCGCCATGATAGCCGACAAGGTGGCCATGAAGGTCCTGGAGCCCATATACGGCGCCACGAAGAAGGCCTACATGCTCAAACAGGAGGTCATGCACGTGGTGTTCTGCCACGACGAGGCCTACAACTGCCTCACGTTCGAGGGCGCCGTGGCCAAGATAGCCGACGGCACCGACATGGCCGAGGGGAGGGCCAGAATGCCCTACGAGATAGGGAAAAACGACATACACGCCCTCTCGGCGCTGGCCATCAGGCGAGTCTACGTGGGCAGAGGCAGGGAGCGGCCCCTGGCCATATACGTCTACATGGACTCGGAGACCGGCATATTCCAGGTAGACGAGGTGCTCGGCAAGAAGATAGCGACGTCGGGGCTGGCGCCCTACGTCGAGGTCCGCACCTTCGTCCAAGGCAGGCCTTGGATAGTCAGGACTTTTGAGACCACCCACGTCATAAGGTGA
- a CDS encoding sulfite exporter TauE/SafE family protein, producing MLDALMLFVVLALTSMAAGFMGSLTGLGGATFLVPIYVLFIGIPIQYAAGASLISTIATSSGAGSAYVRDRVTNVRIGMSLEIATTSGSIVGSLTAAWVYAHNLQHVIYVIFGIVLLGSIYTQITRSKFELPEPKPPDRWTKWLQLYGRYYDPALGREVDYHGVRWWLGELIMFVAGVISGLLGIGSGALKVLGMDWAMNLPMKVSTTTSNFMIGVTAATGSSIYWFFGYIQPYFAAATAVGVLAGSFVGSKVLLKLRNVTIRYIFMAILAILGIQMLLRGLGLYP from the coding sequence ATGCTCGACGCCTTGATGCTCTTCGTCGTGCTTGCTCTGACCAGCATGGCGGCCGGCTTCATGGGCTCGTTGACGGGCCTAGGCGGCGCCACGTTCCTCGTGCCTATCTACGTGCTTTTTATAGGGATACCGATACAGTACGCGGCGGGAGCCAGCTTGATCTCGACGATCGCGACGTCGAGCGGGGCCGGGTCCGCCTACGTCCGCGATAGGGTGACCAACGTGAGGATAGGCATGTCGCTGGAGATAGCGACCACCAGCGGCTCCATAGTGGGCTCTCTGACCGCCGCCTGGGTCTACGCCCACAACCTCCAACACGTCATCTACGTGATATTCGGCATAGTCCTCCTCGGCTCTATCTACACCCAGATAACCCGCTCCAAGTTCGAGCTCCCGGAGCCCAAGCCGCCCGATAGGTGGACCAAGTGGCTACAGCTATACGGCCGCTACTACGACCCGGCGCTCGGCAGAGAGGTGGACTACCACGGGGTCAGGTGGTGGCTCGGCGAGCTGATAATGTTCGTTGCCGGCGTCATATCGGGCCTATTGGGCATCGGCAGCGGCGCGTTGAAGGTCCTCGGCATGGACTGGGCCATGAACCTCCCCATGAAGGTCTCGACGACGACCAGCAACTTCATGATAGGCGTGACGGCCGCCACCGGCAGCTCCATCTACTGGTTCTTCGGCTACATACAGCCCTACTTCGCCGCCGCGACGGCGGTGGGCGTCCTCGCCGGATCTTTCGTGGGGAGCAAGGTGCTTCTGAAGCTCAGGAACGTGACCATACGCTATATCTTCATGGCGATACTGGCCATATTGGGCATCCAGATGTTGTTGAGAGGGCTGGGCCTCTATCCTTGA
- a CDS encoding DUF1634 domain-containing protein, giving the protein MDLEDIIGYTLRIGVIISIILIAAGVALLIVKPPAPHILQQLSYPRSLINTSSISPTQVLSGSAALNGLDVILLGLIVLIATPVLRVVMGLIQFARERNYIYVAITSIVLFNLFFAIFIIPILLK; this is encoded by the coding sequence ATGGATCTCGAAGACATTATCGGGTACACCTTGAGGATCGGCGTGATAATTAGCATAATCCTGATAGCGGCGGGCGTCGCCCTGCTGATCGTGAAGCCGCCTGCGCCGCACATACTGCAACAGCTGTCCTACCCGCGCTCCCTCATCAACACCTCGTCGATAAGCCCAACGCAGGTCCTCTCGGGGAGCGCCGCGCTCAACGGCCTCGACGTGATACTGCTGGGCTTAATCGTGCTGATCGCGACGCCGGTCTTGAGAGTCGTCATGGGCCTTATACAGTTCGCGAGGGAGCGTAACTATATCTACGTAGCGATAACCTCTATTGTCTTGTTCAATTTATTTTTCGCTATATTTATAATTCCTATTCTCCTTAAATGA
- a CDS encoding DUF2250 domain-containing protein, with protein MNILRKKLYVDILLHLKRAGIDYGKSIARGVGAPLASVLAALDELERAGLIERAGGHVLKRSKARMKLSPEVRKHHVYFKLSRSGEAVVRCLKRRGAAAYLDALSAEERRALAELCRGERKGAPPSLIEAGLADPSGLLTPLGVLVAALVDPACKKK; from the coding sequence ATGAATATTTTAAGGAAAAAACTCTATGTAGATATTTTGCTCCACCTCAAGAGAGCCGGGATAGACTACGGCAAGTCCATAGCCAGAGGCGTCGGCGCCCCGCTGGCGTCCGTCCTCGCGGCCCTCGACGAGCTCGAGAGGGCCGGCTTGATAGAGAGGGCGGGGGGACACGTGTTGAAGCGGAGTAAGGCCAGGATGAAGCTGAGCCCCGAGGTCAGAAAACACCACGTGTACTTCAAGCTGTCCAGATCGGGAGAGGCCGTAGTCAGGTGTCTGAAGAGGAGGGGCGCCGCGGCGTACCTCGACGCGCTGAGCGCCGAGGAGAGGAGGGCGTTGGCGGAGCTGTGCAGGGGAGAGAGGAAGGGCGCGCCTCCCTCGTTAATAGAGGCCGGGCTGGCCGATCCCTCGGGCTTGTTGACCCCCCTCGGCGTCCTCGTCGCCGCGTTGGTGGACCCCGCCTGCAAGAAGAAATAA
- the cutA gene encoding divalent-cation tolerance protein CutA has product MGHVVVYITAPRNDGERIARHLVERRLAACVNVAPVVSIYRWEGRVERDEEVLLIVKTRRERLKELMSEVKAVHPYKVPEIIALPIAEGDPDYLKWVDEST; this is encoded by the coding sequence ATGGGCCACGTGGTGGTGTACATAACGGCGCCTAGGAACGACGGGGAGAGGATCGCGAGACATCTCGTGGAGAGGAGGCTGGCGGCTTGCGTGAACGTGGCGCCGGTCGTCTCGATATATAGATGGGAGGGGCGCGTGGAGAGGGACGAGGAGGTGCTCCTGATAGTCAAGACGCGGCGGGAGAGGTTGAAGGAGTTGATGTCCGAGGTGAAGGCCGTCCACCCCTACAAGGTCCCCGAGATAATCGCCTTGCCCATAGCCGAGGGCGACCCCGACTACCTCAAGTGGGTGGACGAATCGACCTAA
- a CDS encoding 2,3-bisphosphoglycerate-independent phosphoglycerate mutase has product MTSVLWILFDGGGDRPRNGATPFFAALKPVIDKLASLGSCGIMDPISPGVRPGSDTSHLALFGYDPYRYYTGRGAFEALGAGLELRPGDVAFRTNLATVDARGVVVDRRAGRYVAPEEAKEVEAIMARIGEEVERKFGVSVVYKSTVEHRGVLVLRGAVSHKVSDTDPHKTGELVRRSQPLEDSKEARTAADVVNYISDAFTAYSKELEANRRRASRGEPLINAVLVRGGGYMPSIEPLRQRYNVKGAAIAGVALIRGVARAVGMDLYSAEGLGGTKFDKFEEAAKLAVELLKRYDLVFLHVKGTDSASHDGDFKGKVDVVERLDAALRPYEAVLEENYVVVTSDHATPVSVREHTGEPVPILLYGPDVVRDDVAKFSELTCWRGALGRIRGMDVMPTIASYLGLSEKFGE; this is encoded by the coding sequence ATGACCTCGGTGTTGTGGATACTGTTCGACGGAGGCGGGGATAGGCCTAGAAACGGCGCCACGCCTTTCTTCGCGGCGCTGAAGCCCGTCATAGACAAGCTGGCCTCGCTCGGGTCTTGCGGGATCATGGACCCCATATCGCCGGGGGTGAGGCCCGGCTCCGACACGTCCCACCTGGCCCTCTTCGGGTACGACCCCTATAGGTACTACACGGGCAGGGGGGCCTTCGAGGCGCTCGGGGCCGGGCTGGAGCTGAGGCCCGGCGACGTGGCTTTCAGGACCAACCTCGCCACAGTGGACGCCAGGGGCGTGGTCGTCGACAGGAGAGCCGGCAGATACGTGGCGCCCGAGGAGGCGAAGGAAGTGGAGGCGATAATGGCGAGGATAGGCGAGGAGGTTGAGAGGAAGTTCGGGGTCTCCGTGGTCTACAAGTCGACGGTGGAGCACAGAGGGGTCCTCGTGCTGAGGGGGGCCGTCTCCCACAAGGTGTCGGACACGGATCCCCACAAGACCGGCGAGCTCGTGAGGCGCTCGCAACCGCTGGAGGACAGCAAGGAGGCGAGGACGGCGGCCGACGTCGTGAACTACATATCCGACGCCTTCACGGCGTACTCCAAGGAACTGGAGGCCAATAGGAGGAGGGCGTCGAGGGGCGAGCCTCTGATAAACGCCGTGCTGGTTCGGGGCGGCGGCTATATGCCGAGCATCGAGCCGCTACGGCAGAGGTACAACGTCAAGGGGGCCGCAATAGCCGGCGTCGCTCTGATAAGAGGGGTGGCGAGAGCCGTGGGCATGGACCTCTACAGCGCCGAGGGCCTAGGCGGCACTAAGTTCGACAAGTTTGAGGAGGCCGCAAAGCTCGCCGTCGAGCTCCTCAAGAGGTACGACCTCGTCTTCCTCCACGTCAAGGGGACCGACAGCGCCAGCCACGACGGCGACTTCAAAGGAAAAGTAGACGTGGTGGAGAGGCTGGACGCCGCCTTGAGGCCCTACGAGGCCGTTCTCGAGGAGAACTACGTCGTCGTCACGTCCGACCACGCGACTCCCGTATCAGTGAGGGAACACACCGGCGAGCCGGTCCCCATACTCCTCTACGGCCCCGACGTGGTTAGAGACGACGTGGCCAAGTTCAGCGAGCTGACCTGCTGGCGCGGCGCGCTCGGCAGGATAAGAGGCATGGACGTCATGCCAACCATAGCGAGCTATCTAGGCCTCTCCGAGAAATTCGGCGAATAG
- a CDS encoding GNAT family N-acetyltransferase: MEIVLEGPQEFTAKDGRRYVLREFKMADLNSVVSINRRVLPENYPEWFFVEHHMSFPKAFIVAEMDGELVGYMMNRVEYGWSYINKGKAAHKGHVVSIGVLPHARRLGIATNMMLRGMKAMKRFYDAEEVFLEVRVSNTPAISLYKKLGYEIAGRIPRYYSDGEDAYIMARTLADL, translated from the coding sequence ATGGAGATAGTCCTCGAGGGCCCCCAGGAGTTCACGGCCAAGGACGGGCGCAGGTACGTCCTGCGCGAGTTCAAGATGGCGGACCTCAACTCTGTCGTTTCGATAAACAGGCGCGTCCTGCCCGAGAACTACCCCGAGTGGTTCTTCGTGGAGCACCACATGTCGTTCCCCAAGGCGTTCATAGTCGCCGAGATGGACGGCGAGTTGGTCGGTTATATGATGAACAGAGTGGAGTACGGCTGGAGCTACATAAACAAGGGCAAGGCCGCCCACAAGGGCCACGTGGTGTCTATCGGCGTCCTCCCCCACGCGAGGAGGCTCGGGATAGCCACGAACATGATGTTAAGGGGCATGAAGGCCATGAAGAGGTTCTACGACGCGGAGGAGGTATTCCTCGAGGTCAGGGTCAGCAACACGCCGGCCATATCGCTCTACAAGAAGCTCGGCTACGAAATAGCGGGGCGCATACCGAGGTACTACAGCGACGGCGAGGACGCCTATATAATGGCCAGGACGTTGGCCGACCTCTAA